One part of the Archangium lipolyticum genome encodes these proteins:
- a CDS encoding carbon starvation CstA family protein, whose amino-acid sequence MNRIASKLGWALLAILGAFCLGTVALHRGETINATWLVVASVSIYLLGYRFYGRFVADRALRLDPSRATPAQRRNDGLDYVPTDKWVLFGHHFAAIAGAGPLVGPVLAAQMGYLPGTLWILFGVVLAGAVQDFMILFLSIRRDGKSLGDMVRMELGPAAGVVAMIGVLMIMMIILAVLALVVVKALAESPWGTFTVAMTIPIALLMGLYLRYLRPGRVLEVSVIGFVLLMLSIWLGGRVAENPTFAPLFTYDGKALAWMLIAYGFCASVLPVWLLLAPRDYLSTFLKIGTILLLAVGIVLAMPDLRMPAMTRFVDGSGPVFAGNLFPFLFITIACGAVSGWHSLISSGTTPKMLANEREALMVGYGAMLMESFVAIMALIAATVLQPGVYFAMNSPPAVIGTTVEQAAQTISQWGFVVTPEMLTQTAREIGESSILSRAGGAPTLAVGMAQILHGLVGGEGMMAFWYHYAILFEALFILTTVDAGTRVGRFMIQELAGLVYAPLKRTESWSANLIATAICVAGWGYFLYQGVVDPLGGINTLWPLFGIANQMLAAIALILACVVLVKMKRERYLWIPALPTVWLVCCTLTAGWQKVFGEDVRVSFLAHARAFSAAAESGKVLAPAKSLADMQQVITNDYVDAALTVIFMLVVVATLAFGVRAALAARRSTVPTAQETPPVPLAAAGP is encoded by the coding sequence ATGAATCGTATCGCAAGCAAACTGGGGTGGGCACTGCTCGCCATTCTCGGCGCGTTCTGTCTGGGGACGGTGGCGCTGCACCGGGGCGAGACAATCAACGCCACCTGGCTGGTGGTCGCGTCCGTCAGCATCTACCTGCTCGGCTACCGCTTCTATGGCCGGTTCGTCGCGGACAGGGCCCTGAGGTTGGACCCCTCCCGGGCCACCCCGGCGCAGCGCCGCAATGACGGCCTCGATTACGTGCCCACCGACAAGTGGGTGCTGTTCGGCCACCACTTCGCCGCCATCGCGGGCGCCGGTCCGCTGGTGGGCCCGGTGCTCGCCGCGCAGATGGGCTACCTGCCCGGCACCTTGTGGATCCTCTTCGGCGTGGTGCTGGCCGGCGCGGTGCAGGACTTCATGATCCTGTTCCTCTCCATCCGCCGCGACGGCAAGTCCCTGGGCGACATGGTGCGCATGGAGCTGGGCCCCGCCGCCGGCGTGGTGGCGATGATCGGCGTGCTGATGATCATGATGATCATCCTCGCGGTGCTGGCCCTGGTGGTGGTCAAGGCGCTGGCCGAGAGTCCCTGGGGCACCTTCACCGTGGCCATGACCATTCCCATCGCCCTGCTGATGGGGCTGTACCTGCGCTACCTGCGTCCGGGCCGCGTGCTCGAGGTGTCCGTCATCGGCTTCGTGCTGCTGATGCTGTCCATCTGGCTGGGTGGCCGGGTGGCCGAGAACCCGACCTTCGCGCCGCTGTTCACCTACGACGGCAAGGCGCTGGCCTGGATGCTCATCGCCTACGGCTTCTGTGCCTCGGTGCTGCCGGTGTGGCTGCTGCTCGCGCCTCGCGACTACCTGTCCACCTTCCTGAAGATCGGCACCATCCTGCTGCTGGCGGTGGGCATCGTCCTGGCCATGCCGGACCTGCGGATGCCGGCGATGACCCGCTTCGTCGACGGCTCGGGTCCGGTGTTCGCGGGCAACCTGTTCCCGTTCCTCTTCATCACCATCGCCTGCGGCGCGGTGTCCGGCTGGCACTCGCTGATCTCCTCGGGCACCACACCGAAGATGCTGGCCAACGAGCGCGAGGCGCTCATGGTGGGCTACGGCGCGATGCTGATGGAGTCCTTCGTCGCCATCATGGCGCTGATCGCCGCCACGGTGCTGCAGCCGGGTGTGTACTTCGCCATGAACTCACCGCCCGCGGTGATCGGCACCACCGTGGAGCAGGCGGCCCAGACCATCAGCCAGTGGGGCTTCGTCGTCACCCCGGAGATGCTCACCCAGACCGCCCGGGAGATTGGCGAGTCCTCCATCCTGTCGCGAGCGGGTGGCGCGCCGACCCTCGCGGTGGGCATGGCGCAGATCCTCCATGGGCTGGTGGGCGGCGAGGGCATGATGGCCTTCTGGTACCACTACGCCATCCTGTTCGAGGCGCTGTTCATCCTCACCACCGTGGACGCGGGCACGCGCGTGGGGCGCTTCATGATTCAAGAGCTGGCCGGCCTGGTCTACGCGCCGCTGAAGAGGACGGAGTCCTGGAGCGCCAACCTGATCGCCACGGCCATCTGCGTGGCGGGCTGGGGCTACTTCCTCTACCAGGGCGTGGTGGACCCGCTGGGCGGCATCAACACGCTGTGGCCGCTGTTCGGCATCGCCAACCAGATGCTGGCCGCCATCGCGTTGATCCTCGCCTGTGTGGTGCTCGTGAAGATGAAGCGCGAGCGCTACCTGTGGATTCCCGCGCTCCCCACCGTGTGGCTGGTGTGCTGCACGCTGACCGCCGGCTGGCAGAAGGTGTTCGGCGAAGATGTCCGGGTCAGCTTCCTCGCCCACGCGCGCGCCTTCTCCGCGGCGGCGGAGAGCGGCAAGGTGCTGGCACCGGCGAAGTCGCTGGCGGACATGCAGCAGGTCATCACCAACGACTACGTGGACGCCGCCCTCACCGTCATCTTCATGCTGGTGGTGGTGGCGACCCTCGCCTTCGGAGTCCGCGCGGCGCTGGCGGCCCGCCGCTCGACGGTCCCGACGGCACAGGAGACACCGCCTGTCCCCCTCGCCGCCGCGGGCCCGTGA
- a CDS encoding cytochrome P450 family protein codes for MPGRSLDLWSPAHRANPRPLYARMREQSPIVRLVEPLRQMPFWVVTRYDDTVEVLRDERLTKDPRKLSAQARSTVFRSAQQGLLEHMLASDPPDHTRLRALVSQAFTPKRVEALRPRILTLATELLEAALARGSVDFIDAFAFPFPVIVIAEMLGIPTEDRDQFREWTQALFAPDSSPEHSMAAGRSFVQYLSTLIQRRQTEPGEDLLSALMAAEEQGERLSPTELTSMVFLLLVAGHETTVNLLGSGLLALLAHPEQHERLRGDRKLMGPAVEEMLRYCSPVETSTARFTVDPIEVCGQIIPANEMVVAGLMAANHDPEVFAEPDRFDVGRTPNRHVAFGSGIHFCLGAPLARMEAAVAFELLLNRAPGVRLAVEPERLEWRKTAFIRGLEHLPVTFG; via the coding sequence ATGCCCGGAAGAAGCCTTGACCTGTGGTCCCCCGCCCACCGCGCCAACCCGCGGCCCCTCTATGCGCGCATGCGCGAGCAGTCGCCCATCGTCCGGTTGGTGGAGCCCCTCCGGCAGATGCCTTTCTGGGTGGTGACCCGCTACGACGACACGGTGGAGGTGTTGCGCGACGAGCGGCTGACCAAGGACCCGCGCAAGTTGAGCGCGCAAGCGCGGTCGACCGTCTTCCGATCCGCCCAGCAGGGGCTGCTCGAGCACATGCTGGCCTCGGATCCGCCGGACCACACCCGGCTGCGCGCGCTGGTCTCCCAGGCCTTCACCCCCAAGCGGGTCGAAGCGCTGCGCCCGCGCATCCTCACCCTCGCCACCGAGCTGCTGGAGGCGGCGCTGGCCCGTGGGAGCGTGGACTTCATCGACGCCTTCGCCTTCCCCTTCCCCGTCATCGTCATCGCCGAGATGCTGGGAATACCCACCGAGGATCGCGATCAGTTCCGCGAGTGGACACAGGCCCTGTTCGCTCCGGACAGCAGCCCCGAGCACTCCATGGCCGCGGGCCGGAGCTTCGTGCAGTACCTCTCCACGCTCATCCAGCGGCGGCAGACCGAGCCGGGGGAGGATCTGCTCAGCGCGCTGATGGCGGCCGAGGAGCAGGGAGAGCGGCTCAGTCCCACCGAGCTCACCAGCATGGTCTTCCTGCTGCTGGTGGCCGGCCACGAGACGACCGTGAACCTGCTGGGCAGTGGGCTGCTGGCGCTGCTCGCGCACCCCGAGCAGCACGAGCGGCTGCGGGGAGACCGGAAGCTGATGGGCCCGGCGGTGGAGGAGATGCTGCGCTATTGCAGCCCGGTGGAGACGAGCACGGCGCGCTTCACGGTGGACCCCATCGAGGTGTGCGGCCAGATCATCCCCGCGAACGAGATGGTGGTCGCGGGGTTGATGGCGGCCAACCATGACCCGGAGGTGTTCGCCGAGCCGGATCGCTTCGATGTGGGGCGCACGCCCAACAGACACGTGGCGTTCGGCTCTGGCATCCACTTCTGCCTGGGGGCGCCGCTGGCTCGGATGGAAGCGGCGGTGGCCTTCGAGCTGCTGTTGAACCGGGCACCGGGGGTGAGGCTGGCGGTGGAACCCGAGCGCCTGGAGTGGCGCAAGACGGCCTTCATCCGGGGCCTGGAGCACCTCCCGGTCACCTTCGGCTGA
- a CDS encoding glycerol-3-phosphate dehydrogenase/oxidase: protein MSASTAREALWGALARPWDLIIIGGGITGASVLREATRAGLKALLVEQRDFAWGTSSRSTKLVHGGLRYLANGDVPMVRQSIRERKRLLAEGNGLVVPLDFLLASHPREGGKHWQGRAGIFVYELLTGRWPRGNHSSHRLRELVPSLVQEEGLLGVPYDEAWVDDARLVLRILREAMAAGGSALNYVRVTGLLREKGRVTGVELSDTVGRRSATVRARAVVNATGVWADQVRAHLSAAPRLRPLRGSHLVFSSRRFPLTHGISFRHPRDGRFVCAVPWEDSTLVGTTDLDHRPSLDEEPSISPEEVAYLMEAVEARFPSPRLTLDDVVSCYAGVRPVISSGENDPSKESREHLVLEEEGLVTVTGGKLTTCRAIAHDALRALRHRLPGLAALKTEGPFLDTPPSLDGVPLAAPVRMRLRGRYGADVPALVEAARPGELDAIPGTSTLWAELRWAARSEDVVHLEDLLLRRVRLGLLLPNGGEEHLPVLRELCQRELGWDDAHWESEARAYLTLWRTHYALPGQQRAPRESQALAAHR from the coding sequence ATGTCCGCATCCACCGCACGAGAGGCGCTCTGGGGAGCCCTCGCACGGCCCTGGGATTTGATCATCATCGGAGGCGGAATCACCGGCGCCTCCGTCCTGCGCGAGGCCACCCGCGCGGGCCTGAAGGCCCTGCTCGTCGAGCAGCGGGACTTCGCCTGGGGCACCTCGAGCCGCTCCACCAAGCTGGTCCATGGAGGACTGCGCTACCTCGCCAACGGCGACGTGCCCATGGTCCGCCAGTCCATCCGTGAGCGGAAACGGCTGCTCGCCGAGGGCAACGGCCTGGTGGTGCCCCTGGACTTCCTGCTCGCCAGCCACCCGAGGGAAGGTGGCAAGCACTGGCAGGGCCGCGCCGGCATCTTCGTGTACGAGCTCCTCACCGGCAGGTGGCCTCGCGGCAATCACTCCTCCCATCGGCTCCGCGAGCTGGTTCCCTCGCTCGTGCAGGAAGAGGGGCTGCTCGGCGTGCCCTACGACGAGGCCTGGGTCGACGACGCGCGGCTGGTGTTGCGCATCCTCCGCGAGGCCATGGCCGCGGGAGGCTCGGCACTCAACTACGTGCGTGTCACCGGCCTGCTCCGCGAGAAGGGCCGCGTCACGGGCGTCGAGCTGTCGGACACCGTGGGGCGGCGCTCCGCCACCGTCCGGGCCCGGGCCGTCGTCAACGCCACGGGCGTGTGGGCCGATCAGGTGCGCGCGCACCTGTCCGCCGCGCCCAGACTGCGCCCGCTGCGCGGCAGTCACCTCGTCTTCTCCTCCAGGCGCTTCCCGCTCACGCACGGCATCAGCTTCCGCCACCCGCGCGATGGGCGCTTCGTGTGCGCCGTGCCCTGGGAGGACTCCACGCTCGTGGGGACGACGGACCTGGACCACCGCCCCTCGCTGGACGAGGAGCCCTCCATCTCTCCCGAGGAGGTGGCCTATCTGATGGAGGCGGTAGAGGCGCGGTTTCCCTCGCCGCGGCTCACGCTCGACGACGTGGTGTCCTGCTACGCGGGCGTGCGGCCCGTCATCTCCTCCGGCGAGAACGACCCGTCCAAGGAGTCGCGCGAGCACCTCGTGCTCGAGGAGGAGGGACTGGTTACCGTCACGGGCGGCAAGCTGACCACCTGCCGCGCCATCGCGCACGATGCCCTGCGCGCCCTGCGGCACCGGCTGCCCGGGCTGGCCGCGTTGAAGACAGAGGGGCCCTTCCTCGATACGCCTCCTTCGCTGGACGGAGTGCCCCTGGCGGCGCCGGTCCGCATGCGCCTGCGGGGGCGCTACGGCGCGGACGTGCCCGCCCTGGTGGAGGCCGCGCGTCCCGGTGAGCTCGACGCCATCCCCGGCACCTCCACGCTCTGGGCGGAGCTGCGCTGGGCGGCCCGGAGCGAGGACGTCGTCCACCTGGAGGACCTGCTGCTGCGGCGCGTGCGGCTGGGTCTGCTGCTGCCCAACGGTGGTGAGGAACACCTGCCCGTCCTCCGCGAGCTCTGCCAGCGGGAGCTGGGCTGGGACGATGCGCACTGGGAGTCCGAGGCCCGGGCCTATCTGACGCTCTGGCGCACCCACTACGCGCTGCCCGGACAACAAAGAGCTCCACGGGAGTCCCAGGCCCTCGCCGCGCATCGCTAG
- a CDS encoding FAD-binding oxidoreductase produces the protein MRRWNGWGHAAVSYPLPDTTAAVLTERVGQGTAPRDATLSEVMASVPPSRLPPHPLVSTGPEVRVRHARGQSFPDLIVMRSGHVPAFPDGVAVPRQAEEVRALFAYAQETGARIIPYGGGTSVVGHVNVEPGDAPILTVSLERLQQLHALSEEDRLATFGAGVSGPRLEEQLRTRGYTLGHFPQSFEQSTLGGWIVTRSRGQQSLGYGRIENLFAGGRLEAPAGTVELPTFPASATGPDVREFILGSEGRMGILTEATVRISPLPEREEFLALFFPDWERARTAVRELAQSGAPLSMLRLSTAEETAINLALAGHPRMVGLLSGVLALRSVGPDRCMLVLGLSGSARTVEHGRRMALDLAGGHGGVRVPVLGEKWKKGRFRSPYLRNAAWERGWGVDTVETATSWSNVPRLLAAVEGALRGALADRGEEVLAFTHLSHVYPSGSNLYTTFIFRLGSEAGETHARWLALKTAASRAMVAHGGTISHQHGVGTDHRPYLEAEKGPLGVAAIRQLLGTFDPAGLLNPGKLV, from the coding sequence GTGAGGCGCTGGAATGGTTGGGGACACGCCGCCGTCAGCTACCCGCTGCCGGACACCACCGCCGCCGTCCTCACGGAACGGGTCGGCCAGGGCACCGCCCCACGGGATGCCACGCTGTCCGAGGTGATGGCCTCCGTGCCACCCTCGCGCCTGCCGCCGCATCCGCTCGTCTCCACCGGGCCCGAGGTCCGCGTGCGCCATGCGCGCGGGCAGAGCTTCCCCGACCTCATCGTCATGCGCTCCGGGCACGTGCCAGCCTTCCCGGATGGCGTGGCCGTCCCCCGCCAGGCGGAGGAGGTGCGCGCGCTCTTCGCCTACGCGCAGGAGACGGGCGCTCGCATCATCCCCTATGGCGGAGGCACCAGCGTCGTCGGCCACGTCAACGTCGAGCCCGGTGATGCCCCCATCCTCACCGTGTCCCTGGAGCGTCTCCAGCAGCTCCACGCGCTCTCCGAGGAGGACCGGCTGGCCACCTTCGGCGCGGGCGTGAGCGGCCCCCGGCTCGAGGAGCAGCTGCGCACCCGGGGCTACACGCTCGGGCACTTCCCGCAGTCCTTCGAGCAGTCCACGCTCGGCGGATGGATCGTCACCCGCTCGCGCGGGCAGCAGTCCCTCGGTTACGGGCGCATCGAGAACCTGTTCGCCGGAGGGCGGCTCGAGGCCCCCGCTGGAACCGTGGAGCTGCCCACCTTCCCCGCCAGCGCCACCGGGCCGGACGTGCGCGAATTCATCCTCGGCTCGGAGGGGCGCATGGGCATCCTCACCGAGGCCACGGTGCGCATCTCGCCGTTGCCCGAGCGGGAGGAGTTCCTCGCCCTCTTCTTCCCCGACTGGGAGCGGGCACGGACCGCCGTGAGGGAGCTGGCGCAGAGTGGCGCGCCGCTGTCCATGCTGCGCCTGAGCACCGCCGAGGAGACGGCCATCAACCTCGCCCTGGCCGGTCACCCGCGCATGGTGGGGCTGCTGTCCGGAGTGCTCGCGCTGCGGAGCGTGGGCCCGGACCGCTGCATGCTGGTGCTCGGGCTCTCCGGGAGCGCTCGCACCGTGGAGCACGGCCGGAGGATGGCGTTGGACCTGGCCGGCGGGCACGGCGGTGTGCGCGTGCCCGTGCTCGGGGAGAAGTGGAAGAAGGGCCGCTTCCGCTCGCCCTACCTGCGCAACGCCGCCTGGGAGCGCGGCTGGGGAGTGGACACCGTGGAGACGGCCACCTCCTGGAGCAACGTGCCCCGGCTGCTCGCCGCCGTCGAGGGCGCACTCCGCGGGGCACTCGCGGACCGGGGCGAGGAGGTACTCGCCTTCACCCACTTGTCCCACGTGTACCCCAGCGGCTCCAACCTCTACACGACGTTCATCTTCCGCCTGGGCTCCGAAGCCGGGGAGACCCACGCCCGCTGGCTCGCGCTCAAGACGGCCGCCAGCCGCGCCATGGTCGCCCACGGTGGAACCATCAGCCACCAGCACGGCGTGGGCACGGACCACCGGCCCTATCTGGAGGCGGAGAAGGGGCCGCTCGGCGTCGCCGCCATCCGCCAGCTGCTGGGAACCTTCGATCCAGCGGGCCTGCTCAACCCGGGCAAGCTCGTCTGA
- a CDS encoding MBL fold metallo-hydrolase yields MSVTVPSLRAVDRLEVFVVVDNVLDLLSTVPSTVTPEGPNLVQAGMKELTGSCLCCAAWGLSLVVTAHVGSTRHTVLFDAGPEAYAFERNAQRLGVDLGSIESVVLSHGHFDHAGGLPQALRMIKATNGGRDVPMHVNPGMFDKRAFMLADGRVLPLGDVPSVEELTAAGGAVVNASEARTLLEDMFFVSGEIARVTPYEKGLPQQFHRADDGSWVPDPLVMDERYLAVHVRDRGLVVFSACSHAGIVNVLKDAAGRFPSVPLHAAMGGLHLSGPFNEQWIDDTVRDIQALGLKRLVPGHCTGWRATQALVRALGDVVVPGAVGQLHRFGQEG; encoded by the coding sequence ATGTCCGTGACCGTCCCATCCCTTCGCGCGGTAGATCGTCTCGAGGTGTTCGTCGTCGTCGACAACGTGCTCGATCTGCTCTCCACGGTTCCATCCACGGTGACGCCGGAGGGGCCCAACCTCGTGCAAGCCGGGATGAAGGAGCTCACCGGCTCGTGCCTCTGCTGCGCGGCGTGGGGCCTTTCACTGGTGGTGACGGCCCATGTCGGGAGTACCCGGCACACCGTGCTGTTCGACGCGGGGCCGGAGGCCTATGCCTTCGAGCGAAATGCCCAGCGGCTCGGCGTGGACCTGGGCTCCATCGAGAGTGTCGTCCTGTCGCATGGGCACTTCGACCATGCGGGCGGGCTGCCCCAGGCCCTGCGGATGATCAAGGCGACCAACGGTGGCCGGGACGTCCCCATGCACGTCAACCCGGGCATGTTCGACAAGCGTGCCTTCATGCTCGCAGATGGCCGCGTCCTGCCGCTGGGAGATGTGCCCTCGGTGGAGGAGCTGACCGCCGCCGGTGGCGCGGTGGTGAACGCGTCCGAGGCCCGCACGCTCCTCGAGGACATGTTCTTCGTCAGCGGGGAGATCGCCCGGGTGACGCCCTACGAAAAGGGGCTGCCACAGCAGTTCCACCGCGCGGACGACGGGAGCTGGGTCCCCGACCCGCTGGTGATGGACGAGCGCTACCTGGCCGTGCACGTGCGGGACCGGGGACTGGTGGTCTTCAGCGCGTGCTCGCACGCGGGCATCGTGAACGTATTGAAGGATGCGGCGGGGCGCTTCCCCTCGGTGCCGCTCCACGCGGCCATGGGGGGACTGCACCTCTCCGGGCCGTTCAACGAGCAATGGATCGACGACACGGTGCGGGACATCCAGGCGCTCGGCTTGAAGCGGCTCGTCCCGGGGCACTGCACGGGATGGAGGGCGACCCAGGCCCTCGTCCGCGCGCTCGGGGACGTGGTGGTGCCCGGCGCGGTGGGGCAGCTCCACCGGTTCGGCCAGGAAGGGTAG
- a CDS encoding M14 family zinc carboxypeptidase has protein sequence MPQNYEEYARRIRGYVDIAEVNEYARVLEGGVEYPLFRLTVPGERWLVITSGFHGEEPAGPLTLCRYFADIAAYARERQVGLRVYPCINPSGFEDGTRYNRSGEKPNNDFMRYETAPGVWKGELNRGEPFLRWALYDGGPKETRAVRADIVRHPAPVAALDIHQDNYLPGAATYAYTFGDKNLYRPIMRAASEHAQVIRDEKVDEVNRTDADGLIEYNDGSVTDYFLRSGVPYTATLETTTRTPLEACHAINLIWIRGFIDLAARGSGSTS, from the coding sequence GTGCCACAGAACTACGAAGAGTACGCCCGCCGCATCCGCGGCTACGTCGATATCGCAGAGGTGAACGAGTACGCCCGTGTGCTCGAGGGGGGTGTCGAGTATCCCCTCTTCCGGCTCACCGTGCCCGGCGAACGTTGGTTGGTGATCACCTCGGGCTTCCATGGCGAGGAGCCCGCCGGCCCGCTCACGCTGTGCCGTTACTTCGCGGACATCGCCGCCTACGCCCGCGAACGCCAGGTGGGCCTGCGCGTGTACCCGTGCATCAACCCCTCGGGCTTCGAGGACGGCACCCGTTACAACCGCAGCGGGGAGAAACCCAACAACGACTTCATGCGCTACGAGACGGCGCCCGGCGTGTGGAAGGGCGAGCTCAACCGCGGCGAGCCCTTCCTTCGCTGGGCCCTCTACGACGGCGGCCCCAAGGAGACGCGCGCCGTACGCGCGGACATCGTGCGCCACCCCGCTCCCGTGGCCGCGCTCGACATCCACCAGGACAACTACCTGCCGGGCGCCGCCACCTACGCCTATACCTTCGGGGACAAGAACCTCTACCGGCCCATCATGAGGGCCGCCTCGGAGCACGCCCAGGTCATCCGCGATGAGAAGGTGGACGAGGTCAACCGCACCGACGCGGATGGCCTCATCGAGTACAACGATGGCAGTGTCACGGACTACTTCCTGCGCAGCGGGGTGCCCTACACCGCGACACTGGAGACCACCACCCGGACTCCGCTAGAAGCCTGCCACGCCATCAACCTCATCTGGATTCGCGGCTTCATCGACCTGGCCGCGCGTGGGAGCGGGAGCACCTCATGA
- a CDS encoding Spy/CpxP family protein refolding chaperone, whose amino-acid sequence MTTKNKLLIAGSAVLAFVILTGFRGGHFGGPRDPERVKQMITWKMDDRLEDLKATDAQKQALHGLKDSLFEDGKRLFEEQKDSRGRMLEQWESPNPDARAVHSLVDERVDAFRAFAHKVADAALEAHRILTPEQRQQVTAGVREHMNAH is encoded by the coding sequence ATGACCACGAAGAACAAGCTGCTCATCGCCGGTTCCGCCGTCCTCGCCTTCGTCATCCTCACGGGCTTCCGCGGGGGCCACTTCGGCGGCCCGCGCGACCCCGAGCGCGTGAAGCAGATGATCACCTGGAAGATGGATGACCGGCTGGAGGACCTGAAGGCGACGGACGCCCAGAAGCAGGCGCTCCACGGGCTGAAGGACTCGCTCTTCGAGGACGGCAAGCGCCTCTTCGAGGAGCAGAAGGACTCGCGGGGCCGGATGCTGGAGCAGTGGGAGTCGCCCAACCCGGATGCCAGGGCCGTGCACTCCCTGGTGGATGAGCGCGTGGACGCCTTCCGGGCCTTCGCCCACAAGGTGGCCGATGCCGCCCTGGAGGCCCACCGCATCCTCACCCCGGAGCAGCGCCAGCAGGTGACGGCCGGAGTCCGTGAGCACATGAACGCCCACTAG